Genomic segment of Salvia splendens isolate huo1 chromosome 12, SspV2, whole genome shotgun sequence:
TACGTATATGATATTCTTCCTATTGCATTATGATTATTTTGTGCTTTGTGTGTTTAGTTTGGATGTAAATGAGAACACTAGTCAGATATTGAGATTGAAATCATGCTTGTTTTACATACATAATATGCGTGATATATATGTGGACGTAGTTTGTTCTTGACGTTGGGATAGAAGTTAGAACTGTGATTTTTTTGTGAGGTACATGGGACAAATATATATGCTAATTACTTTATATACACTTACTCATGGATAAAGGTCACTGGTCGTTGATGAATACGTTATACGTGTCCATAAATTAGTTTTGTTTGGGTTTTGATGACTAATTGAACACTCTACTACTTTTCCATGCCCTGACAAGATTTTATGTGCTAGGCAGAAGCTGATACGATATGCGCTTCAGAATTTTTGCAAATTTACCGTAGTCGCGAGGTTGGACAGTCTTACATTACTTCAGTTGGCACAACTTTATCTGCTTTAGCCCATGCATTATGGCTGATGATCAAAATCCGACCTCAAGTGGTATTGTGATTTCTTGATACACTCAACTGTGATAAGGATCatgtagttttatttatttttatttgctccACTCAATATTTCCCATTTGAAGATTTTGTGCAATGGGCCTGGGACTTGTATACCGCTTTGTGCCATTGCTTTTGTTTTCAAGGTTTGCATAACTATGCTCGTCAATATATGCCTTTTTAATTTGGGGTTTATAGAACAATGTTAAAGTTATACTGCAACTTTCAGGTTTTGGGGATCAGGTGGTCATCCATTTTCTATGTTGAGAGTATTGCTAGAGTCAGAAGGCTATCTTTGAGCGGGTTGCTTCTTTACAAACTACGGATGGCTGATCAATTATTCGTGCAGTGGCCACAGCTGAAGAGCAAATACCCTCGAGCTAATTATGTTGGTCGTCTAATGTAACaactagacgtcaccacggttcggaaccgccggttccggttcaaaaaataagtgaacctgaaccggcctggccaaggttcggcggttccagttcctgaaccgtgaaccgccggaaccgccgttgcatgtccggttccgggccggttcgtccggttcggcggttcaattttttttttatacattgtgaatttgtaattcaagtaaaaaatgtaaatatatttgtataaataaaattagaataaagcgatgtacaaatgcaattttattgatacaaattacaactttaaaattgcaaattacaactttaaaattacaactaaaaatttacaaattacaactttaaaactacaaattataacttaaaatttacaaattacaacttaaaaattataaattacaaaagacttaaagtcttgattacaatttacaaattacatattcgaaacaaagggggaaaaataaaggaaaaagacttgagctcaacttaaatttaaaatttaagttgagatgcctacgtatcctcaatgctcaattgcattttggaatcaaagtccacgtagttctcttaccttgcttacctatttggcttgatcgtaGGAATTGGCGGcacgcctactcttcttcgtcggggaagtagtctcggtcgggttgtactacttgattgttccAATCCGGTttttggtctctaatttcggcggagcaccaatcatcaagtaacatggtggcttccatgttttgcccggtgagtctacttcttctgtcgtccaagacgttgcctccaacactaaaggcggactcgacggcgacagtggaagccggaaccaaaaagatctccttggccattgatgcaaggatgggaaaatctttctcgtgtgatccccaccaatctaggacgtcgatttgttggggaacgggacctccttcttcctcattgaatgaaaagtgtgagtcaaaatataagtctaactcacttgtcgaatttgccgtccttcctccgctgctgaagccgtataggtccgccaattgggattgggcgtcggggtcatcaacttggaagaagccaaagttatgtgtttgacgggggggtctaggtctcacttggtgggtacggttgtacttggcttcgtaatcgtgaaagagagcccgcaagtcgaactcaaaacttctttggaggcttgggaggtgggggaggtttatttggaagagggaacatcattttaggtccatgaactttgccaaagtatcattttaggtccgtaaactttgaaaatcttattttaggtccgtgaactttgagttagtatcattttaggtcctttttactatttccaagtttttttggacgaaaataccctcaataccttaaaatatatatatttttaataaatttatcgtatactcatatttttttataaatatctttacaatatatttttatcaaattttataaatataatttgaccttaaatattatcacttaattttgtgacatgcaagtaaaattgcttcttcaatttttatattaattttttttaaaattgaataaagaacttttctttaataataaaaaattgaataaagatctttttataaatatatttacaatatatttttgacaaattttctaaatataatttgaccttcaatattataatttaattttgtgacatgcaagaaaagatctttattcaattttttattattagagaaaagttatttattcaattttaaaaaaattaatataaaaaattgaagaagcaattttacttgcatgtcacaaaattaagtgataatatttaaggtcaaattatatttagaaaatttgacaaaaatatattgtaaagatatttataaaaaaatatgagtatatgataaatttattaaaaatatatatattttaaggtattgagggtattttcgtccaaaaaacttggaaatagtaaaaaggacctaaaatgaaactaactcaaagttcacggacctaagataagattttcaaagttcacggacctaaaatgatactttgacaaagttcatAGActtaaaatgatgttccctctatttggaatgtttgggctaggtttatgtagttgtcgtcctcgtcagtttgcaaagctcggagtggttcaagatcaatagaagtcaaattgttgtaataaaattctaaaattttgaaagtaccaactagtttccactttggatccaaaactttggcaagcaaaaaaaccgtgGGAATCTCGTTGAAatacttgagtcatttttcaaccatgtaatataaaacacacattaactcaagattgtttgtggaatttttcattccagttttaaaaccaagtgatatgatcatgcaatgttctaaaacacgaatgGATGTACagtaatacacacccgataactcaatagtggcatttcgaaaacctttgaataactTAAACAAGCTCATGcattgatcccaacaagaagatgttagatataaatcatcaacagggtaagttctataaaaatcaactaaatattctatatgctccaatgtagaatgcaacatatcggtggaaaccggcggtttttcgtcaatttcaaatttcaaatttttaaaaacaacggcggaaccggcggtttccgtcaaCGGTTTCTGCCCAAACCGGCGGCCGCGGgagcggtttctgaaaaggctaggaagtaggcctgaaaaggtgtcgggagttgtcgggaaccgccggttacggttcttcAAAATTCGCAAACCTGAACCGGCCGGTCGGAACCGACGGTTCctgttccggttcggaaccgccggtgacggttccgggccggttcgtccggttcggttcggtttggagaccTCTAGTAACAACTCATGCTCTTGCCCCTCCTTTCAGGTACTTCCAGTTTCTCTGATTATACTCTTATAATCTCTAGCTTTATTTCCTTTTGCTTAGATCAATATATAAACTTTGTTGATACGTTGGTCGAACCATTACCAGATTGAGCAAATATATACTGGGTTAGTTTCATGTTCTTTAAGTTGCAATATATGACATGGAATTCGTCGTATACATGGAGCTTCTTTTATTAACTGTACATGTGTTTTATGCCTTATCCATTGAATAGTCTTGAATACCTGTGTGATTAAATATGCCTGAGTTCAAAAAATGCATAAGTTTCACTGAAGCAAAGCAATATGGCAAGGGCTAATTAAAATTGAAGTTGAATTTTACATGATATATGAAGGAGACCTCATACATGGAAAGGGAGGGGAAAGATGGGGAGAAGCTAGTTTTACATATAGTTTGTTAGTTAAGTAGTTAGCTGCTGACGTGGCGTGATGAGCTGGGAAACTGAATGTAATACAAAATGTATACTCTATAAAGAATCTGTACACACTTTCTGCATTCTTAAACAATGAAATACCTGTTTCGCAATCCTGATGTTCAGATGAATACTGTACCAGAACCAAATCTTAATTGAGTACTATTCCAAATTAATTGATGGTAGGAATAGTGATTTACTAAATAGTTAAAttgatcttttttttatttaacattGTAGACATAAATCAATGTACATTCAAACAAATCTTAAATTGACACAATTAATTAAGGATATATACAAATGCACATAATCTTGCAGGGATGCACTTCAAAAATAACATCCTACCATTTTCGTCCACCCAATCTATGAAATCGATGGCCATGATTATGCCACATCACCATCCAAAAACTATTAAAAAATCGAAATATATAGGGGAAAGGTTATAGTTGGTATATGTATTTCAGTCAGTTTTTTCCTCTTCCTAAATTTACGCCATTCGCATTTTATGATATGGCAAGTAACTTAATTCCTAATTCTATGGTGAACATAATATTGGATTCTTAATATATGATTTCTTCCATTATTATTGGATTTTAATATTCTATTTCGTCTCTAAATTTAGTCTTTCATGTTTTAAGATATGATAAGTTACTTAATTCCTATTAGTATAGTAGTTGTATCTATTTTTGTTTCTTGTCAACAATGCAACATTCtaaacaaataatgcaacataCTGCTGTGCAATGATGATCTGATGGATGCAATAATGTTATAGTTGATATGCAATATATGGTAGTTGTGAAACGATAAAATTTTATTGTGTTTACTAGATTAAATACATATTTATACTACACACTTGTCATGGCATACAATATATTTCTTTCAAAATATTCATGAGATATTAACATTCAAAACCAGATTTTTGTTGCTTTTGAGAttgagttaaaataataaatgaaaactAATAATAATCGTGATGAAAAGACGACATAATGTTTATTCAAAATAAGACCTTGTTTTGTTGAACTAAATTTCAATGCATTGAACGCAAGATTATTTGCTTGAGAAAGCACAATTTTTGCATCAGAAGCATTAATTTTTTACAATAACTTTTGCAAAGTACACGTAATGGAGAAAACTCCATGTAATGATGTTATTTTCTTCTCCCTATTTTGAACCTCTTTCCCCTCGGTTCATTTTCTGGATCATCCTGTTTCTTCCATCATCTGCGTCGCTTAACAACTGTGGATTGAATAAGAGCAGGCAAGTTACTGCCAAAGTTTGGCACAAATCAAGCtcattataaaacaaattaagCAAAACTAATGGTATTatcaaaaaaattgtaatatGCAATAGTTTAACCATATTAAGCATGTCTGAGGTCAAACTAAGTACACATTTTAATAAGATAATTATGCATCGTTGGCCGTATTGCAATAGTTTACACATATTAAGCACGTATAAGGAGAAACTAAGCAACATAATAGCATCATCAAATTCAATCCCGACTATAATTATTGAACGCACAAATTAAGTGAATTGAAGAATAAATTACGCAAATCAAACTGTTTCTCATTACATAAGCACATTCTCAAACATAGTGAGCAAATTAATCAAATTCTCGAAAAATATTATCACATTCTCGAACAGAATAAGCAAATTAATCCCTAACAATATGCGAAATTTTCAACATATTAAGCATATTCTAGAAGAAACTAAGCAAAAAAACGATCAATATCTCGTTAACAATAAGCAAAATAATTAACACATTAAGAAAATCCTCGAACAATATTAGCACATTCTAGAATAGAATAAGCAAATTCACCACTCACAATAAGCAAAACTTTCAACATATTAAGCATATTCTAGAAGAAACTAAGCAAAAAAAAGATCAATTTCTCGTTAACAATAAGCAAAATAATTAACACATTAAGCAAATCCTCGAACAATATTAGCACATTCTCAAATAGAATAAGCAAATTCATCGCTCACAATAAGCAAAATTTTCAACGTATTAAGCATATTCTAGAAGAAATTAagcacaaaaaaatcaatttctcGTTAACAATAAGCAAAATAATTAACACATTAAGCAATCTAATTCTTCGACAAATTAAGCAACAACAGGAAAGTCACTCCTTATGGGACATTTTTCGTCAAATCCGAACACTAAATTAGAGCAATTTTTGATCAAATCAACAAAAACCCTTAATTCCCACATAAGAAcaaaaaaacccaaaaatatcAGTAATTTACCACTTCCAAAAGTTTCTCCGCCGCCCGCCGTTGCGGGGTTCGAAAAGTCGCGTCTTTTAACCATTTCAGAACAAACAAAATGTGCCTTTTACCTCTCCAATGCAGAACGTAGCCGGCGTAATATTTCCGCGGTCGCTACTAAGAAGGGGTGCAACTTCGGTTCTCAATTTCATGAAACTAggttttttcattttggaagGATTGGTAGAAAATTTGACTCACTTTTTCTCGTTTTTCTCGTACTTCACTtactttttcttcctttctctttttttattcaaCATTTTCTACATAAATCAATATAGGTACATTCAAACAAATCTAAATTTGGCAGAAATTAATAAAAGATGCTACCACATATACTGACTCTGAGAAGTGTGCCAAAATCTATTTTAAGACTACATGTATTTATCAGCGGGAGAATTTGAAATATTACATCCCATTAGTATTTGGAATTACATTCGCCCCACAAATATCCACTCGgccactccctccgtccactaaTTACGGAGTCATTTTgactcgacacgagttttaagaaattatttgattttgtaaagaaaagtaaaggcagaaagtgagtggaatgtgagatctatttaaagtattagttttataatagattgtgagtgtaaaaagttggtgGGATGTGGGATCCGCTTCCGCATACTaaaaatggaataaagtaaatggttctataaatcatagacaaacaaaaatggcaaaagggtttttaaatcgtggacggagggagtattaatttttaattttttttcacttcaaacttattatgatttttatacatatttaatacaaaaatttgaagtttatatcttaatagtactcccttcgtctcacaTAGTTTGTCTCACttaatgtaatgaaaagtgagttaaaaaagttagtggaatgtgggtcctacttttatatattagttttataataagagtgaactacataaatggtacctaatctttcactttcgcacataaatggtaactgatctttattttatatcgtttttggtaccccATGGCAAAATAACCCTGGGTACCAaacatatgattttttttgttatagaggatatttttggaaatttcaattaaatagaaccaaatatgtgattttttttcttccattcttattttttttttcttctttaatttattcttctttcttttttcttcattttcttctttcttttagtattttatcttcctttcttctttcttttttctccttagtttatgtttcctcttttttcttttctcttctttttcttctttctttttagtgttttatacatacatttaattgcattcataatataaatcaataacaaaacacttaattaaattaattatttaaagtaattaaatcaattgaatatttttaattaaattatttatactcattttagggttgaaacaccaagctaaaaatattcaactctttactattatgaatacaattcacaattttaaattttgattaagactatattgattagttattaatttaatataaaataattattattatttcttaattactactagtttttactattataacaataatattattataataattaaatataattatgattaagtatatttaaaatgatattaaaaaataaattaattattaatttataaaatcaaaataataatattaatattgattaataataatagtagtataaagagtgaggatAATGAgaaaagatattataatatcacttttggtactagttttgtcAATGCCAAAATACCCTTtatgacacaaatggaaaaatgaatttgtttaaagggtattttggggtgaaaattgcATCAGATACTAAAAATTTGATTTATAGGTACAAacaacgatataaaataaagatcaggtaccatttatgtgcaaAAGTGAAaaatcaggtaccatttatgttgTTCACtctaataataaaatgtgagtaggatcCAAAATAATCTATACAAAATAACAATATCACTATACAATACAAGGAATTGTCATTCACACATACAACAATGAAGATTTTCCTTTGGTCATAAAAAATGCATGTAGTCCATCCAAGTATGCTGCATTGATGATATCCTCTCATACTTCCACCTAATTAAAAGAAgaaacatatcatcaatatctgTAAGTATGTAGTTTCAGCAATATAGAGAAGTTGTACCGTGGACACTCATACAATATAGCAAGCTTCTCTCTGCATTCTACAAAACAATACCATCTGAAGTTTGCATAATTATCTAACCAAAGTTCATAACCAGAAAGGGTAGATTCCCAAGACTCTTGTTATCTAATAATAGCTGAATAGCATCAATAATAACAAGTTATCAAACAAAATGCAGCCTATATTTATTCTTCAAGCAAACATAATGAAGACTTAAGTACTAAAATCAAGGTATTCTCTTTCATCAACAGGCTGAATCTGCTCACCTCCATCATTTCTGTCTCTTCCTTCATCTTCTAATCATAGAGATGATGCTGGTAGATGTATGAGTACTACATGTTGTTTCTTGTTACAATTATTCTACTTATTCAATTAGCAGGCCATTAGTGGCTTAATTGTCACCTACTACACATGTTCCTCTTTACCATTTTTGTTATTCAATATTCTCCAACAACTTTTCCTTTTCTATTTGGGCATGATTATAACTTGCATACTGTTATtcatcaaatcaaaattaacATAATATAAATTATGCAGTAGTACTTAAGTGTAATTGTTTTTCAAAATAGATAAATTATTAACTTAGAAAGAAATccttaataattatttatatttatgcaTTTTCTGATATACTGTCAATTATACGAACTATATATTAAAGTTTTTATTATAGTAAATTTGATGAGATGCAAAAAGTTGTGGCATATACTTGAGCTGAAATGTGTGCTACAATAACGCAAGATTTTTCATGTCTGCAATAGATGCCACCAAGCTATGATAAATCGTCATCTCGATCACCGCGTGCACCATCTCCTTATTAATCCGTTATGCCGGTGAAATTGTTACATGGCATGTACCATACCAAAGTCCTTACGTGAAATTCTGCTATATCGAATTTCAGCATAGTGCAAGTATAATACGATATTGTTATTTAAATTGGTCATACTGAAATTCGAtaagttaaaaatataaaaaaaatttactcaTACTTAATTGTATCGTTATTTATACTGGTCATGCCGAAATTCGGTAAGGTAAAAAATATATTCCCTCCGCCCCAAGGCAGGTGGAACATTTCTTCTACAAATAATTTTGTTCTCTCTATAGACCTGGTAAGCAGAAAGCTCACCGGAAATCACAACAAATCTCTCCTCACACATTAATTACAGATGGTGGCTTCAAATGCTCCTCTActccttcttcctcctctccgGCTCCGCCATCTCCACCATCTTACGCCGCCTCTGCTACAACAACGGCGGCAAAAGCAATTGGATCGCGACCTTAGTCCAAGTCAACGGAATCCCCATTCTCATCCCCTTCCTCCTCCTTAATTTGAGGGCTATATTAAtaaatttctaattatttaaaataaaattgtaattagtGAATACAGTAAAACTTAGTAagcattaatttaaatttaatcttCAACTCAGCACAATcgaatttcaaataaaatatcttGCATTATGCATGGAATCTACTAGTCTGATTGCTAGTCCAGTGGTAGGGTAGGTTTAGAGTGTCcagcggacacgcccaatagcctcGCCCCAATTTTtatccatagccccagttttattgtccatagccccaaaattttgtgtccgccactatagtggacacctccaatagccctcaaattttataatcaactttcattttataatgtttcaagtaattatgaacaaatttatcggctatacgtaattagaagaacacgactatacgaagtagaattaaaattaaaattaaaattaaaattacacactaacttaaaattaaaattaaaattacacactacatttaatctagtacaaatcacaaattgttcatttctgacctcaaattgtagtgagagaaatttttatagatgcagagatggaatgatgtgaaaataatgaatggagtggggtgtatttataggtgaattgaaatgtaaaaataaaaaaaataaaaaaataaaatcggctatagccgcggcggtcggtgccgccactataggcgccgcgcctatagccgcggcggtcggtgccgccactataggcgccgcgcctatagccgcgtcctcgccccggagtTGGCTGAAGCCCGTCCGCCCCCTACCGCCCCCATTTCGGTGTCCGCCCCGCGGGCGGACAACTTCTCCACTATAGCCCGCCCGCcctccgccccaacccgcggctatagccgtgGGCTCCCCACAGTGGATACCCTTACATAATTAATTGCGTTACCTGTCctccataaatatttgcatactgctttgaaaaataaattcttcCCTATCTgtgtaaaataattttatttgtgcCGGCATGaaatatagataaaatatgagagaaaatatttttatcaagaaaaatgaaactatttttaatTGATGCATAAAAAAAACAGAATTATTTTTCATCGATGAAAGTAGCCACTGCTTCGATTTCATAGTCGAATTTACCAAGGAAAAgggagcatccgcaatagcagATGTCAGGTAGGACTAGCGGGATATCCGTGGGGGTGTTcgccacaatagcggacgtcagGTAGGACGTCCCGAAGTAGGACGAGCTCTCGTCCACACCCGAAACTGGACGTCCGTGCTCTTGTCCACTATTGCACGGACAAGAGGtaggacgtcccgattttttatttacttttttatttatactcaatatttacaactcattgcacttcatttttttataattgaaaaacatcaacaattaaaatgaagtaatcgtatttttcaatttgttttattaTCTAGGGCCTCGGCTAGTCCTAGAGCTAGATTATTATTatgtagtgggatgtcctagtaaTGTGCAGTGTAGTGGGATGTCATACTGACGTAGCAGGAGGTGTTTTGAGATTTTCGTGCTAGGCTATTGTTATGTCCGTTCTACAGTGGATGCTCGTGGACAGATGTTAGTTAAAAGTTAGTTAGTCAGTTGGTTAGGT
This window contains:
- the LOC121759621 gene encoding UDP-N-acetylglucosamine transferase subunit ALG14-like isoform X1: MENGSSCFFSYVGFLNFPILLIIGASALLLFRILYVIYRSSKQLHNRPQGPLSTLIILGSGGHTAEMLNLLGVMQMERFKPRCYIAAATDNMSLQKARVMEDTLKNKAEADTICASEFLQIYRSREVGQSYITSVGTTLSALAHALWLMIKIRPQVILCNGPGTCIPLCAIAFVFKVLGIRWSSIFYVESIARVRRLSLSGLLLYKLRMADQLFVQWPQLKSKYPRANYVGRLM
- the LOC121759621 gene encoding UDP-N-acetylglucosamine transferase subunit ALG14-like isoform X2 produces the protein MENGSSCFFSYVGFLNFPILLIIGASALLLFRILYVIYRSSKQLHNRPQGPLSTLIILGSGGHTAEMLNLLGVMQMERFKPRCYIAAATDNMSLQKARVMEDTLKNKAEADTICASEFLQIYRSREVGQSYITSVGTTLSALAHALWLMIKIRPQVVLGIRWSSIFYVESIARVRRLSLSGLLLYKLRMADQLFVQWPQLKSKYPRANYVGRLM